The Raphanus sativus cultivar WK10039 unplaced genomic scaffold, ASM80110v3 Scaffold0709, whole genome shotgun sequence nucleotide sequence GTTTGATGGGTATTGCAGGAAGTGATCAAAGCTGTATCAGGCAAAGGAGACCCAGTAAAGAACTTCTTCTACTATGATGCTCAAGATGGGAAAGGTGTTATGGAAGACATTTCAAACTCTCTTACCTTCTTAAACCACTGAGTCCTGAGTTTTCATCCAACTTTAATGATCTATGAGAATCTATTTATTTCTCAATCTTTTGTTTGCATTTATGTTATGAAAGTAATAATGTGCAATGCTTGTAGAATATGTTTGATTGTCAATTTTCAAATTTGGAATTTTATAATTCAATTCTCATAAGATTTCTCCCTTTTATAAACCAAGTTCTGTCTTCATTCTACTCTTTACTAAAGAGTTTAGTTCTTAGTGAAGTAAAATGAAAGAAAGAGAGGATTGACAAGAGCTACTGAGTGACCGTGAGAAAGAAAAGAATGGGCATAGTTTACTGGTGTTCTGTGGTAGCTAACATAGTTTTTGTATAAGATGGACTTGATTAGTACTTTTCTAGTCTATTTATTTGTTAGCTCTCACGTAGTAATTAATATAACTCTTGCTTGCTACACAAGTTAGTAAATTTAATCATCACTTAATAAACACTTGTAGTCCCTGGTTTATTTCCTATCCTTCTTCCTGTCTTGTTCGACTTCCTAAGAAGAAGCCGGTATGTGATTCTGTTCTTTTTTTGCTCTTCCTGTCTCTCTGACTCTGAAGATGTTATGAGGGTTTGAGTCTCCCTTCCATAAGCAACAAAAGCCGGCTCCACGGCTAACtctaaaattttccaaatttcTCTAGCTAATATTCCtaaatgacaaaaatataaaacttcatATTCCACCTATtcataatttatagaaattacctaaattatatatatcaaggtatatatatatatttgcaaccaagaaaaagaagaagatagttACAAAGAATAAACTTTGGTGTGTGTGTGCAGGTTGAGACATTCACACACAGCATGGAGATTACTACACTCGAAGCCGTAGGCCTCACCGTAGTTGCCCTCGCTGGGACGATCATAATCGCCTCGCTTTGTATATGGCTTTGCAATACCGCCAACCCAGCCCAAGCACGGATTCAGCCCGATAATGGTCTTTGATTTCTACTATCATGCATGTACTATATATTTTGCTTATTCTatgtttggtttcttttttttctttgaatagGTTTTTGTTTAGATTAGTAACCTATATAGAATAAGCAGATTGTCAATGCGACACTGcaataacataattatttttgtatgataaCTGGTATTGTAACtctattatacatatttaagtTATTCTTTCAATGATTTTATCATACGTTGCAGTTTTTACATTACATGATTACTAGTATACTTTTGTGAGTTACATATCTGATGTGAAGGGAGTAATCGTTTTGatcaacaaaagaaatcaaTATATCGATTCATTGTTCCAGCCTTAACTCAAGATTTTCAGTCTATAAAcgacagaaagaaaaaaaaagataaacaagACTTGAGTTTGAGTTGATCTCTACCGCACGCACACTTTACTCGGAaagtttgattttaaaatatatatactcttgtTTTCTAAAAACCCTAACGCCGTTGACCAAGACCACAAATCCTAAAAGCACAAGAAGTTTTaagatattgttttttcttcttctcactgCCCAAAAAAAACATTCACCTTTAGTTAGATCGATCTATGGCGAATTGGCGATTTCGAACCACATCAGGATTTTCTCACCTCTCTTTCGGTTGTTTCTTGTGACACACGTCCACTAAAGTCATTAAGTTTGTTCGTTAGCTTCTGTGTTGATATTGATAACGGTGACGCAGAGGATCTAAATAGCTACGCGTGTTTAGTTTCTGTAACATGAATTCTTAAGTACGGTGTTTCCATCGTTGGATATAGGTCAACTTCAACGACAAGTTTGACGAGTACCGGAAAAGTGGGGAGGTGGAATCGTGGGATCCAAGTCTCAAGCCAAGACTACGGAGAGGGTTCTAGACAAGGAGGCTGTTCAGAGGACGAATTAGACCCTCTCAAGGGTTACAGTTTTggataaatattatttttattaaatttacacTTACACATTAAGAGTTTGAATCCAAGCATCTCGATCGACCTTATCATCTCTAACATTGTTGctttaatagtttattttaaccTTAAGATATTCcatttttagacttttagatttttaaatattttttagtgcataaaatgaaaataatatttatttcatgatattatatatatatatatattggttagaGTTtattgatttgaattttaactattttcatTAGAGTATTGATATAGTTTATgtatgatgatacatattatatacaaattaacttttatatgtaattcaataaaactaaaatagagatgaattcattttgaaaaaataaaataaattttgtatatctttatatgaattatatatgtatagtaattattaattataattttaatggaGATCATATATTTACCTAagaattttctaaaattattattttattattttattgaatacTGTTATATTTTATACCGGTCCAATTTAGAACcgaataaatttattaatttttagtatattaatttatcgaatattaatttatagagtttataaaatacttCTCACATCATATGCCTTCTTTCATACACAGCTTCTCACTCTTTTTCTTAAACACACCACAcctaatgaaaatattaaaactatagaACGTTTTTATGGAATATGTTAAGAAAAGTATATTGAAAGTAGGCTTAAATTACTACGTGCATATCGTATGTACATATTATGGTATGACAATcaacataaaatgtaaaaaaaaaaatcaatttactTTTTACACTTTCTAGCTACTAATATCAGGCACATATGCTTCTTAATGACTAAATCTAGATCTAAAACTTACCAATTATCTCTATCTAATATTCCTTAATGATAAAATGTAAAACTTCAATATTCCACCGATTCATTTTCAGAAATTACCTAAACGATACGTGTATATTATGTATGTCAAGGTATATATAGTTTGCAAGAAGAAGATAGTTACAAAGAATAAACgttggtgtgtgtgtgtgtgcaggtTTGAGACAGTATGGAGACTAATATCTTCACAATCATTGGCCTCACCGCAGCCGCCATACTTGTGGTGATCACAATCGTCACGCTTTGTGTATGGCTTTGGAATACCGTTAACCCAGGCCAAGCACGGATTGAGCCCGATACTAGTGCTTGATTTCTACTATCATGTCTACTAGGTTGCTTATTTTATGTCTGGTTTGTTTTCTTTGGATAAGTTTTTTCAGATTAGTAACATATGGATAAGCAGATTGTCAATGCGACACTGCAATAATATTTATCATTTATGTTGGTTTAATGGTATTGTAACTCTATTCTACATATTTAATTGGATTTTTAATGGTTTTATCATACGTTGTAGTGTTTCTATTACATGATTACTAGTATACTTTAAGagttaaaaaatatactttgtGAGTTACATATTTGATGTGAAGGTACATTATTTTAGGGGAATAATCGTTTTGATCAACAACAAAAATCAATACGTCGATTCATTGTTCCAGCCTAAACTCGAAATTTTCAGTCTATAacgacagaaaaaaaaaaaagaagagacacAAGACTTGTGTTTAAGTTGATCTCTACCGCGCGCGCAAACTTTACCACTCCAAAAGTTCGATTCTAAAATATACTTATGAGCCATGTTCTTTTGGAGAACGCAGCGTCATGGCAAgccaaaccaaaatataaagaatttaaAGTGACAGGTCAGCAAAGGATAACAATAACTGACGCTAACGATAAATCAAGGCACGGGAAACGCTGCTTTTTACAGCggcaaaaaaaatactaaaacgatGAGTAACGACAGTCGGCGGCGAGGAGTGTTTAACGACGCTGCACttatatttctcggttttgtttgttaaattttGGATGCTAGCGGCTGCGTCAGCGTTGCCGAAAAGAACAAGGTTatggtttttataaaaaaacctAACGCGGTTGACCGAACCCTAAAAGCCATAGAGCACAAGAAGTTTTGAggtttgttttctcttcttgtcactACCAAAAACATATTTCGCTGTACTTAGTCGATctacaaatattataaataacaatcaattatcataatatatttactttataaatatttatatctttgCATAAGTATGGAAAAATCACTTAgtaaatttaaatctaaaagattttttattttgtactttttaatattaatttattatgatattacaattattatgaagattacatagacgattcgacaacctaCAATATTACCTATTTTATAAAGATCTACGTataactgcatcatctgagtCGTCCTATGAATATCTAGgcctgaccagatttacttgcaccataTTGAAGATCCATTGTAATCTTTCATTCCATAATTTGCATAGTTGCTTGTAATCCGTACTTTCATAATTTGCATAGTTGCCTAATAAATCGCGATCTCTCCGAGACTTGGAACCTGGATTTAAGATAATCTGCAATAAATTATATAGTCTGGGAGTCGAACCCCAGACATATGTATAGAAACCTTTAGACCTTAACTGTTAGGCTACGATGCTTCCACTTTATTttgtacttttattttaataatatagatagatgttTTCTCACGTTTATGATGCTCCTTTAATTAAACGCACCACCtaatgaaaatatcaaaatttagaaTGTTTTTAACCAAAATGTTAACAAATTTGAAAGTAGGCTTAAATTACTACATGCATATCATATGTGCATATGGTATGACGATCAACATATGGTATGACGATcaacataaaatgtaaaattttccattttattaCTACACTTTGGAGCTACTAATTAATATCAGCTACATATGCTCCTTAATGACtaaatctatataaattttCGTAATGTTCCTTTAACGAGAGAGTGTTATATATTTCACCGATTCGTTTACAGAGATTACCTAAACGatacatttaaattatatatatatatatatatcaaggtatatatatagtttgcaCCCAATAAACtttggtgtgtgtgtgtatttgtGTGCAGGGTAAGACACGTGCAGTATGAAGCCTGATACCTTAGCAGTCATCGTAGGCCTCACCGCAGGCACCATCGCTGGGGCGTTCATCATCGTCATGATTTGTTTATGGCTTTGCCATACCGCCGACCCAGACCAAGTACAAGTTCAGCCCGATTATGATAGTGCGTGATTTCTACCATCACTTATTGTATGTTTGGTTTCTTTGTTTTGGATAAGTTTTTTTAGATTATAGAATAAGCTAGCAGATTGTCAATCCGACACTGCAATAATACTATCATTATTGTTGGTTTACtatatttaagtgatttttcaattattatttttacagtAGTTAGTATACTAGTTGTGTTACTTATTTGAAGTGAAAGCCGTTATTTAGGGTAAAATAGTCGTTATAATCAAACATGAAAATCAGTATGGCGACACATTGTTCCAACCTAAACTCAGTATTTTCAGTTATGaacataaataaagaaacaagcCTTGTGTTTGAAATAAGACTTGGTTTTTCTATAGTCCCTAATGGTTGACCAACACCACAACCAGGGGCCTATGCAGAAGCAAATTTAGTAGGGGCACAGATAATTTTtcattgtatattatttttgaattggGGGCACTTAATACATTTTATAgcatttgttaaagaaaaatagaaaatcagtTGGGGGCACCTGCCCCCGTACGTGATGCTCTCCGTCCGCCACTGACAACAACCCCTAAAAACCCATAATCCGCGGTATTTAGATATACATCTACGGCGATTACGAACCACATCAGAATTTTCTAGCGGTGGAAATTCATATCTCTTGTGACCACGtcaatgaaatatttttaatattttaactctGTCACCAAAACATTAAACTATAAATcgaaaacactaaaccttaaatcataatcactaaaccctaaatgtttaggtaaatcctaaatctttggataaattttaaatcataaataataaacactaaacactaaatcttcaaaatactaaaaccattaattttaaaccctaaatctatatttttaataattttaacgGCATCAGAAAATCACTAAACCACAAATCCAAAACACTTAATCTTAAATACTATACTCTAAACTTTTGAGTAAACCATAAATtctagaatttaaaatttatgtaaaggttagtgtttaggattaagtgtttagggtttttaatatttagtatttactgttcatgatttaggatttagaatttatctaaagTTTTATggtttatccaagagtttaagGTTCAATGTTTTggtgatttagagtttagtattttgtgatagaattaaaaatattaaaaatatatttttttggcaactatttttatttatttttactaaaaataagttaacaaatattttgtttcttttctttaagatatagaatataaaataacacaatCATATTGATTGATGAACAAGTTTACCCTAGAAGTGAACCAAAACAAAACCTTTCTACCATGGATTATAACTGAGAGATGACACAAATCTGACATTTTTCACCGAAATGTTGctttttcttattctttcttcctcttttttttgtaacacctgAATTGCATtaatgaaaaaagaaagaggCCTCGGGCCCAATAGTAGCCCATCAAGGGTTCGATataaacgaagaagaagaaagtaaagCTAGTTTCGCGAGTCGGTCGGCTTCCACATTGGAAGATCGAGAGACGTGATCAAAGGTGATCTCGACAAACACAGAGGCGATCTGCTGGATGCTCTTGACGATACCATAGATTTCCTTAGCCTGTGCGTCGTTGTTTATAGCTCGGATGAGCGTTACATTGTCAGAAAGCATCTTGAGCTTTGGAAGCTCAAGGCTTACTGCAGAGACTATTCCAGCGCGGAGTGACAGTGCTTCCGCTACCAGAGGAGAGGCGACGAGCTCTTGAGATGACGATCCCTGCCGTAGAGGTTTCCCAGATGCATCATAGATGATCCACGCCAATCCTGCCCGATTCGATTGTTGATTGAAAGCGGCATCTGATTTGCAAGTTGGTACTAGTTCCCTCGCCGATCTCGATCGAGTTGCTTCTGGTAAAGTAGGTACTCCTCTCTGTTCAGTTTCCTTATGTGGTTGAGCATTGATCCATTCCCTTGCTAATCTTACTGCCTTTGTTGCTGTTTCTGTAGGTGTGAGGATTTTCTTCtcaaatatatgtgtattacGTGCTGATCAGAGAGCCCAGCACACCCACGGGAGGATAGCTGTCGTTACGCCTGAAGGCGGGAGGCAGACGATGTTTCTAAATGCCACCACCGCTTTTTTGAAGTCGCAATCCGTAGCTAGGTGAACTACTCGATGAAGAGGTAACAAGTTCCATACTTCTATAGCAAAGGGGCATTGAAAGAATATATGCATAGCTGACTCTTTCTGTTTGCATTTGACGCAGAGAGCTTCGTTTTGGATTCCACGCTGATTCAATGCCTCTCCCAGAGGGAGAGCATTTTGTATTATCGACCACAGAAATATTCTCATTTTAGGTGAGCATTTGCTATTCCACACATCTTTTATCCAATCAAAGTTAGCAGGACTTACTTCTTGTGCTTTGTGTTGGCTCATTGAAGCGGTGTAATAGCCTGATCTTGTTGTGTATTTACCAGATTGGAGAGGTTACCACGCAAAAATGTCTTCTGTATCTGGGTCTCCTGGCTGGATCAGTTGTATCTCCCTTGTCATATGAGGTAGTAGATCTCACATCTAATTTTCGATTTCAATCATTTAAACCCTAAAAAAATTATGGTAAAAGTCAATATAAAAAACGTCAATATGTAAATCATTTTAATAGGGTGTAGGGGTGCCCTATGGGTTTTTAGGCATTATTTACATCCTTCTCAAAATCCTAAAGATGATTAGTTGATTCCTTAAGGAAACTAGAAGAGagaatatgtattttataatggTGGTAGAAAATTTGAAAGGGAATAAAGACAcaacttctttttctttcatagATACATAATCATCTTCATCACACATAATAACATTTAGAGCTAAAGTAACCTATACAACTTCCGTTTATTACAGTACGACACGAATGAAGTATACCAGATAGTgtgaacaaaaacaaacaaggAACAACAGATACTTCAAAAGAATCTAAATCATTTTCTACAGATTTCAAAGCTTGCATTGCGAGGTTAGGATGATACTCCACAGCTTATAGGGAAGCTATACTTTACTTTTCacctttctttttgtttttcttttgttttcttctgtaCTTGAAGAATTGAGAATGGTATGTATGATACATGTCTTGCTCCTTTCACAAAATGGTGCATGTGCATATAACCGCCTTGGGTGCTTTATCGACCTTTTTCTCTGTTCAATTGAAACAGATATTCAACTGTTAGTTACAAAGCAAAGACTCATAGTTTCAGTCATTtgatcaagttttttttttttgtaaatcatgGATAAAAATGTTTATGCTTGGCGAACATTTTGAGCTGTCCTCTAGAAGGTTTGAATGAACAAACATCATACTAGTTGCTTATCATGATAACCGGCAAAAAGCTCAACTATTTTTCCGATGTGACATgcctctttaaaattttatagctCGACTTTGCTTTGTTtcaaacaagaacaaaaacaacaaaccaGAAACTTAGGGGATCATAGTCATTAACTAACTTGCTCATGCATTTACTATTTATAGTGATCTTACTCTCAAGAGccaaacaaatacaaaaatacTCCAGACTGATGCAGTTTACTTATTTTATCATGACCCTAGTCACCGACTAACTTGCTGATGCACAACGTGTTAGTGGATACACACTTGTTATGAGCCTCATGCATGTATATGAGTAGATGCAAATGATATTACAAGAAATAAAAACTGAGCCACAAAACGAATATAACAATCTATACATGTGACAAAATTAAACAGCACAAGACAGATGAAACATATGGAAGCTCTAAGCAAACACAGATTCTCAATGCCAaagcaagagaaaaaaaataaagaaaaaaagcagAACACTTTTTTACCTGTTTTAGTTTTGGCGAGAGAAGGCTGTACAACAACATGCATCACAGTGACACCACCAGTAACCTCTCCAAAAGGTGTCTTACACTGACCAACGGTCTTGTTATTCTCCAAGATCTTACCCGAACTAATCAACTTCACTTCGTTTATCCCTTTCGGAACAACTGTTTTGCCTATAACCAAAACACACACagaaacaaaacatttaaacaAGCTGGCTAATGCTCTGTCACACCAAAGACTAACACAGACTTTGATTAATGTTCTGTTCTCGATCATCAAAGATCACAGctttcaataataaaaaaatcgaaactttgaCAAACCAAACGAACCTTTGGGCCAATCAGAGACGACCCTTTGCTTCAAAAAGTCGACGGTAGATGAAGATGAATAGTGGAAGGGTCCGATGTCGGAGCCATCGTAGAGCCTGAATTTGATATCCACCGACTCCTCCTCCGGCATATCCGTTGACTTTCTCTCTCAAACAGACCAAAACCCAGCTCCGATTACTAATCCTGATCCCCAAAAGACTAAACTTTTAAGACAAATCGTTCAGATCTGAAACAGTTCGAATCTGCAgcggaaaaaaaaagagagagagaaaaaagtgGAATCAGAGGTTGCTTGTAACACAGAGAAAGGGGAATATGAGAGAGAGAATCGGGAGGAATCAATTACAGAATAGTAAGTagctcttcctctctctctttctgtcTATCGAGTTTTGTGTTTGGATCTTTTTGATGAGGTGAGGAAGACGAAAGGTGAATGAGTCCACCAAATATCCAACTTCCTTCCCCTTTTACGAACTTCTCAACCCCAaaccttttctcttttttttttttcttctcaactAACTAAACCGATGTCGTTTTCATCTTATTTTGTATTAGTCGTGGTGAAAACTGTGAAACGTGTTTATCTACTTGAAAAAGTCGTTTTATCCAATGATGAAGAGATCGCGAGGCTATTTGGAAAATTATATGCGTTAATTACAGACTAGGCGGACAATTTGGAAAGTAGACGAAGTTTAGTCATGAACGAATTgttgatttattatttagttttttaattttataaaactattttgatGAATTATATATCCAATATACAAAACAAACGAAATTggacaaatttatattttttgaactcatagtactaggtgttttgcccgcacatgcgaacataaattttttataaatacttattagtttatgttttattaatttaaaatcagcataataaattattatttatgtttttaaataggtaaatcaaacatcaaaatatttatatatgtcaaatacttttaatcaaaatatataattattattgtgttaagtttttttaaaacattcatatcttagagatagtttagaaaatatatttatattttttgattgactaatatttaataataaattgttttgtatcttatttttttaatttttataataaaaatattgttttcagataggcaaaaaaaataatatatatagaagaattatcttttttgataatttaaaatattattttgtaatcaattatctaatatagcatatcttattatataaagcttggttcttcaaagttactaattaacacgatCGTGACACATGGCAATTATGATACTATATAATgtttgattataatttaaaatactcTAACACattatgttttgtgtttataatttattttatatcattaaaataaattagtgaatagttagaaactaataataaattaataatctatctaaaagtctaaaacctaataaaaatatgacaaataagaaaagctaatataacatataaatttaatattaataaaataaaattcgtttttatttatatagaatattcatcaaggctattattttaaattaatgatttagtgactcagctcaaaacaaataatacatcaatgataatttagcttaaacttaataaaaatatgacaaataagcataCTTAGcaaaaatcatggagaacatgacaagtaagcaaaatcacttcataaataatagtataataatAAATTGCGTAATTTAACGgatataaaatcagttagatcAGATTATAccaatttaaaatgttttaaaccaaattaaaatgatttaaacCGATTTAAATGGTATaaattgaattttataaaaattatttcagGTAAAACTGATTTTTAAAACCACGATTTTAACTGTTCCCATCTGAGTTTTTTCGTGAGATAATAATGATTCGTTTTAGTTTTACCTTTACtggtattttttaattaatttggaggtgttttatgtttattaaaaaaagtcaGATTAGTGTACTTTATGgataaaacttttttataagTATACAAATATTcctaaaacaaaaacacataaccatataaatgtttaagaacaattttatttaatttcgtCAAACAGATAAATCAAACTTAAAATGTATTGGCATCTCAGATTTTTCTCTTTACTATTCGATCATAGAGTCCCGAGCCTTTGGCAGTATTGTTGTTAAGCCATTTATAATTATCAGGGCCGTCTCAAACTTTTCACGGACCCTGttcgaaaaagaaaataagacctcttttaataatctgaaataattttgatttttttttacaaaataccattataacataaaataaatacattaatttaaataattataatctaaataacacctaactttttttgttactaATGCAAAATCATTGATCAAATCATTGAACTTGATTATTTAGCATATTTCAATGCAAAATCATTgatcaaatcatcaaatttatcattttctatctttttcaattatttttatgtttattatatccacaatcataaatcataatctataaatataatagagTAACAAAATCTGGATAGTAAGCTATATACCCTTGATTAGACAAgacattctttttcttttaaacagAAGTTGTatgctaattttattttattcgtgtttgttatttttaattaaaaatagtgaagaaaatgtattttgttttctgtatttataatcactaattgataattgtttcctaaacataatcaattagaatattaactttttatactACCATTGAAAATTCTAACAAACATCAACAACTATTTattactttccaaaatatataattgatataaatactaattacttcctaatttattgtctttttagttggttatataaacaaaataaaaaatggtagTTTACACTTATTTGttataaatacaaaaactaaactaaaatatagtcattctgatttttttataaaaatatgaatagttaaatttataactattagtaaaacaaaaaaaattatggacctTCGAAAATTTTGGACCCTGTTCGACCGCTTCAGTTGCACGTGCTAAAAGACGGCCCTGATAATTATAGGATCTATGTTACATGCATGTGTTGCGAATTAATTGTCTTGTAAATACAAAATGAGAATGGCAAGAGAGAAGATAGACAAGAGTAACGTTGCATTGAGAAAAGTCATTCTTTTCTGTCTGCTTCTTCTCTCCGTTGGCAATTTATCTTGACACTTGACAATGTTTTCTAAACGACACCCCCCTTGTCACATCTGATTTCATCTTCGAAGTACAAGAAAATCACTAGTTATTTAAAATTGGTTGTCATTTATTAGATTTTACTTGTGATGGATTTTAATGTATTCTCTTTACTTTACCACAGCTAAACCAATATTAGAGGTGGTGTTATTTGATTAaggttttttttgttgatcCGAGATATTCGGTGGGCATCCCCCAACCGATTAATTTTCGGGTCCTAACAACTGATTAAggtttttctaaaaataaatagaagatACAAATAAAATTCACGTATATACATTGTAATGAATGCTTCAAAATCTATTAAgaccagttacaaaaa carries:
- the LOC130502841 gene encoding uncharacterized protein LOC130502841 produces the protein MSQHKAQEVSPANFDWIKDVWNSKCSPKMRIFLWSIIQNALPLGEALNQRGIQNEALCVKCKQKESAMHIFFQCPFAIEVWNLLPLHRVVHLATDCDFKKAVVAFRNIVCLPPSGVTTAILPWKILTPTETATKAVRLAREWINAQPHKETEQRGVPTLPEATRSRSARELVPTCKSDAAFNQQSNRAGLAWIIYDASGKPLRQGSSSQELVASPLVAEALSLRAGIVSAVSLELPKLKMLSDNVTLIRAINNDAQAKEIYGIVKSIQQIASVFVEITFDHVSRSSNVEADRLAKLALLSSSSFISNP
- the LOC130502837 gene encoding membrane-anchored ubiquitin-fold protein 3; the encoded protein is MPEEESVDIKFRLYDGSDIGPFHYSSSSTVDFLKQRVVSDWPKGKTVVPKGINEVKLISSGKILENNKTVGQCKTPFGEVTGGVTVMHVVVQPSLAKTKTEKKVDKAPKAVICTCTIL